A single window of Entomoplasma ellychniae DNA harbors:
- a CDS encoding ABC transporter permease, producing MKKSKNYLLLKQGKKGIFRFKIQFLIIIILAFLSVFILTSSINLRDRLNKTYNDVVRSVDKFDYYQEDFTYGSGFTSNQRISQKPVFTSIDINKNKSIIDHEKFEINIAFNEAYYGSNFITNSFKADEMKSLFTKLDANNSKLINDVSFRINSRNILVNNLYNEVINQKINSPVAKFLKNDVENLKKDQKLIIEWKSQNKINFDQLQNINFYVYATTVSESIMAYFAYFDEWLIKDNPSLTNSDLYTFVTGNQISDSNQTDRAKNWIVNDTNQYSTDIYTEKPNLIIIDDVSEQKIKDKLLEQGLRGISNPIFKFTENGAIKYSNTLVEDSAFRLEPSGSKEDWSAKISGFETWDLKQETFKRIFFNPYDSSSANSQYSWILNNRSFSSDDDQPIAQVLASAYNYNLKIASFFANLEVEVRREFNFFDNISQIQYRGIILDEQTKTKTKILNSYDGGRVPVIMGEVLVSEQFARAHKLKLNDNINIGTGVFNISGFATDTLSYYPIADEDLPVPQYKKSALIYATASTFETMRRTNDSNKAVNLEKVNIRNLIWSNNKSDVATFNKLYTSSPNTTSFDESGYAMSWTLQPLVVLTYTVSTMFLSLVLMLVAIIGLVISTKKTIKENSKQIGILKALGFNSYSIASSYIAQALFVTIFIIPISWVVGLVTQSIYIRLFIPYFSIELHQIQFSITPLIIAYIFLGLLSILVSFYTAYKLTNKPIQEIIKHVEEKRNRSWTLDKINNTMLKKSKFSIRFSVNLASTNKRNIVLMTVIVLLSSFMVSIGLSIPATIQTVKDGYYKNVNYANSYDYVKPVSNAPLSKGSVVYVTAPEVLDKDYKKVGGNYIYSDPKFYFDSTYDSSPIAKYMYLGSGENSVKIQNTFKYLSSDSANESNINDTTNLENKSPVPTSLIGVVMEQFGNNFAQSVGQQFSVGTIEQIMASIIHSVDGSNGDDKLKTDDELLIKYKKIADNLTKAIPLILSAILGVSQGNSSDWKESIVQTITKAAPPFIQAYIQDPSRIEQYAFGYNAKRIVKDKETFATKINVTSNKYNFELTGLNKHQQAFNIDSTIEDKVFLDDATKEKIVNVFDQKSQDDIYYQGLKIYDANSNELFIPTMTNHQSSAMFKKNKSDTLSNIKSSDRQLSFETSDGSFKVLPKDAWVYDDNDFLSSDYFNKAYGTNSNRDVIKSSRIGTYKNYENKSRYLNLQDLDNNKFTFRNFFDQDGSNYKLTDSSYLFNDFAKGSQNIISYIRPYYEYKNVNLFIPKSMIKNDIGINGENKWANYINKGNGELKEYFKDTIKSSEVPDSVKNAWKQIYGVNDNDDYVLINPYALEFSMQETAAKNRGLINLTDTNKDYVWYSKAINAGLLKEDTYDLEYTNNNLKINLLQVGKLDSYNGNFTVVDQTFANLINNYSTIEKYAMKNDTLGDEIVHKAGEELVSDSGKSFINQYDRYSTHDETKDIYVQDASKMWADGKETLKYTQMMWNNSKFSNIAEPTELTTGFVTTNTENNGILLLSQDETGNISSGNLKMMPEKQKLLTTEKQLIAQVTQLAVSIAMLIIVSVIIMSALLIILIADIYITKYRMFMILMKSFGYSNWKVMNYSFGPATILSLLSWIGGTAGAWGMISFVIFVMRNLIGIQLPFVLTAWPIYTSFIVIVATYLISVWFTSLKVRTHEPAEILKEANE from the coding sequence ATGAAAAAGTCAAAAAATTATCTGCTTTTAAAACAAGGTAAAAAAGGTATATTCAGATTTAAAATTCAATTTTTAATTATTATAATTTTGGCTTTTTTATCAGTATTTATTTTGACATCTTCTATCAACCTTAGGGATAGATTAAACAAAACATATAATGATGTTGTTAGATCTGTAGATAAATTTGATTATTATCAAGAAGATTTTACATATGGAAGCGGATTTACATCTAATCAAAGAATTTCTCAAAAACCAGTTTTTACTTCGATTGATATTAATAAAAATAAAAGCATTATTGATCATGAAAAGTTTGAAATTAATATAGCGTTTAATGAAGCTTATTATGGCTCAAATTTTATTACTAATTCTTTCAAAGCTGATGAAATGAAGAGTTTATTTACTAAATTAGATGCAAATAACTCAAAACTTATAAATGATGTATCTTTTAGAATAAATAGTAGAAACATTTTAGTAAATAATCTTTATAATGAAGTTATAAATCAAAAAATAAATTCTCCAGTTGCAAAATTTTTAAAAAATGATGTTGAAAATTTAAAAAAAGATCAAAAATTAATAATAGAATGAAAAAGCCAAAATAAAATAAATTTTGACCAATTACAAAATATTAATTTTTATGTTTATGCTACAACAGTTTCAGAAAGCATAATGGCTTATTTTGCATATTTTGATGAATGATTAATTAAAGATAATCCATCATTAACTAATTCAGATTTATATACCTTTGTAACAGGTAACCAAATATCAGACTCTAATCAAACTGATAGAGCAAAGAATTGAATAGTAAATGACACAAACCAGTATTCAACTGACATATATACAGAAAAACCAAACTTAATTATAATTGATGACGTTTCTGAACAAAAAATTAAAGATAAATTACTAGAACAAGGATTAAGAGGTATAAGTAACCCAATATTTAAATTTACTGAAAATGGTGCAATTAAATATTCTAACACACTGGTAGAAGATTCCGCTTTTAGATTAGAACCCAGTGGTTCAAAAGAAGATTGGTCAGCTAAAATATCAGGATTTGAAACATGAGATTTAAAACAAGAAACATTTAAAAGAATTTTCTTCAACCCTTATGATTCTTCTTCTGCAAATTCTCAATATTCATGAATTTTAAATAATAGGTCTTTTTCTTCAGATGATGACCAACCAATTGCTCAAGTGCTTGCAAGTGCTTATAATTATAATTTGAAAATTGCTTCTTTTTTTGCAAATCTTGAAGTTGAAGTTAGAAGAGAGTTTAACTTTTTTGACAACATTTCTCAAATTCAATATAGAGGAATAATTTTAGATGAGCAAACTAAAACTAAAACAAAAATTTTAAATAGTTATGATGGTGGTAGAGTGCCGGTTATAATGGGTGAAGTTTTAGTATCAGAACAATTCGCTAGAGCCCACAAGTTGAAGTTAAATGATAATATTAATATCGGTACTGGGGTATTTAATATTTCTGGCTTTGCTACAGATACTCTATCTTATTATCCAATTGCTGATGAAGACTTGCCTGTTCCTCAATATAAAAAATCAGCATTAATTTATGCCACTGCTTCCACATTTGAAACTATGAGAAGAACTAATGATTCAAATAAAGCTGTGAATTTAGAAAAAGTTAATATTAGAAATTTAATTTGATCAAACAATAAATCAGATGTTGCGACTTTTAATAAGTTATATACCTCATCCCCTAACACTACTTCATTTGATGAATCTGGTTATGCTATGTCTTGAACTTTGCAACCTTTGGTTGTTTTAACTTATACTGTTTCTACCATGTTTTTATCGCTTGTGCTTATGTTGGTTGCCATTATTGGTTTAGTTATATCAACAAAAAAAACAATTAAAGAGAATTCTAAACAAATTGGTATTTTAAAAGCTTTAGGTTTTAATTCTTATTCAATTGCTTCTTCATACATTGCTCAAGCATTGTTTGTTACTATATTTATCATCCCTATAAGTTGGGTTGTGGGTTTAGTGACACAGTCAATTTACATTCGATTGTTTATTCCATACTTTAGTATTGAGTTGCATCAAATCCAATTTTCAATTACCCCATTAATAATAGCTTATATATTTTTAGGTTTATTAAGTATTTTAGTTTCTTTTTATACTGCTTATAAATTAACAAACAAACCAATACAAGAAATAATAAAACACGTTGAAGAAAAAAGAAATAGGTCTTGAACTCTAGATAAAATCAATAATACAATGTTAAAAAAATCTAAATTTTCAATTAGATTTAGTGTTAACTTAGCTTCAACAAATAAAAGAAATATTGTGCTTATGACTGTAATAGTACTGTTATCTTCATTTATGGTATCTATTGGTTTATCTATTCCAGCTACAATTCAAACAGTGAAAGATGGATATTATAAAAATGTTAATTACGCTAACAGTTATGATTATGTTAAACCAGTGTCTAATGCCCCATTATCAAAAGGCAGTGTAGTTTATGTTACAGCACCAGAGGTTTTAGATAAAGATTATAAAAAAGTTGGAGGCAATTACATTTATAGTGATCCAAAATTTTATTTTGATTCAACTTATGATTCATCACCAATAGCCAAATATATGTATTTAGGTTCAGGTGAAAATAGCGTAAAAATTCAAAATACATTTAAATATTTATCATCTGATTCTGCAAATGAATCTAATATAAACGACACTACAAACTTAGAAAACAAATCACCAGTTCCAACTAGTTTAATTGGTGTGGTGATGGAACAATTTGGAAATAATTTTGCTCAATCTGTAGGTCAGCAGTTTTCAGTTGGTACTATTGAACAAATTATGGCTTCAATAATTCATTCTGTGGATGGGTCTAATGGGGATGATAAATTAAAAACAGATGATGAACTTTTAATTAAATACAAAAAAATAGCTGATAATTTAACTAAAGCAATACCACTTATTTTATCTGCAATATTAGGTGTTTCACAAGGAAATTCTAGCGATTGAAAAGAAAGTATAGTACAAACAATTACTAAAGCGGCACCTCCGTTTATTCAAGCTTATATTCAAGATCCTTCAAGAATTGAACAATATGCTTTTGGATATAATGCTAAAAGGATAGTAAAAGACAAAGAAACTTTTGCAACAAAAATAAATGTTACAAGCAATAAATATAATTTTGAATTAACAGGTTTAAACAAACACCAACAAGCTTTTAATATTGATTCAACTATTGAAGATAAAGTATTTTTAGATGATGCAACAAAAGAAAAAATAGTCAATGTATTTGATCAAAAATCACAAGATGATATTTATTATCAAGGTTTAAAAATATATGATGCCAATTCAAATGAATTGTTTATACCAACAATGACAAATCACCAGTCATCTGCTATGTTTAAAAAGAATAAAAGTGACACTTTATCAAATATTAAAAGTTCAGATAGACAACTTTCTTTTGAAACAAGTGATGGAAGTTTTAAAGTGTTACCAAAAGATGCATGAGTATATGATGATAATGATTTTTTAAGTTCTGATTATTTTAATAAAGCTTATGGAACTAATAGCAATCGAGATGTTATAAAAAGTTCAAGAATTGGTACTTATAAAAATTATGAAAATAAATCTAGATATTTAAATTTGCAAGATTTAGACAATAATAAATTTACATTTAGAAACTTTTTTGACCAAGATGGTTCAAATTATAAACTAACTGATAGCTCATACTTATTTAATGATTTTGCAAAAGGTAGTCAAAACATCATTTCATACATAAGACCATATTATGAATATAAAAATGTCAACTTATTTATCCCTAAATCAATGATCAAAAATGATATTGGTATTAATGGTGAAAATAAGTGAGCTAATTATATAAATAAAGGAAATGGAGAATTAAAAGAATATTTTAAAGACACTATTAAGTCTAGCGAAGTTCCTGATTCAGTTAAAAATGCATGAAAACAAATTTATGGTGTAAATGATAATGATGATTATGTTTTAATCAATCCATATGCTTTAGAATTTAGCATGCAAGAAACAGCTGCAAAAAATAGAGGACTTATAAATCTTACTGATACAAACAAGGATTATGTTTGATATTCTAAAGCAATCAATGCTGGATTATTAAAAGAAGACACATACGATTTAGAATATACAAATAATAATTTAAAAATTAATTTACTACAAGTTGGTAAATTAGATTCTTATAATGGTAATTTTACAGTTGTTGATCAAACATTTGCAAACTTAATCAACAATTACTCAACCATTGAAAAGTATGCTATGAAAAATGATACATTAGGTGATGAAATAGTTCATAAAGCTGGGGAAGAACTTGTTTCAGATTCTGGGAAAAGTTTTATTAACCAATATGATAGATATTCAACACATGATGAAACTAAAGACATTTATGTTCAAGATGCTTCCAAAATGTGAGCAGATGGTAAAGAAACATTGAAATATACACAAATGATGTGAAATAACTCTAAGTTTTCTAACATTGCAGAACCAACAGAGTTAACAACAGGATTTGTTACAACTAATACTGAAAATAATGGGATATTACTTTTATCTCAAGATGAGACAGGTAATATTAGTTCTGGTAATTTAAAAATGATGCCAGAAAAACAAAAGCTTTTAACTACTGAAAAACAATTAATAGCACAAGTTACACAATTAGCTGTTTCGATTGCAATGTTAATTATTGTAAGTGTTATTATTATGTCTGCATTATTAATTATTTTAATTGCAGACATTTATATCACTAAATATAGAATGTTTATGATATTAATGAAATCATTTGGGTATTCAAATTGAAAAGTTATGAATTACTCATTTGGCCCAGCTACTATATTATCATTATTATCATGAATTGGTGGGACTGCTGGGGCTTGAGGAATGATTTCTTTTGTAATATTTGTCATGAGAAATCTTATAGGAATTCAATTACCGTTTGTTTTAACTGCATGACCAATTTATACAAGTTTTATTGTTATTGTAGCAACATATCTTATTAGTGTTTGATTTACTTCATTGAAAGTAAGAACACACGAACCTGCAGAAATTTTGAAAGAGGCTAATGAATAA
- a CDS encoding TrmH family RNA methyltransferase has translation MNIIQSLTNPKIKKLIKLRDDKKLIETENMFFIEGINLVNEALKNNLVSEIFTLIENLHHINHIDEKVFVINEQIANKLSLTKNNQGIFATCKIETKPFNPNKNVLLLDNIQDPGNMGTMLRSAISFDFTNVIASKNSVSFFNEKVIRSTQGTIFKSHIKNVDLKYKIFELKKENYIIIGTVLNEKSLAIKELKILPESKIALLVGNEGQGISEVLKPLVDINVVITMSNEVESLNVAIAASILMHKIKDSK, from the coding sequence ATGAATATCATTCAATCATTAACTAATCCTAAAATAAAAAAGCTAATTAAATTAAGAGATGATAAAAAATTAATTGAAACAGAAAACATGTTTTTTATTGAAGGAATAAATTTAGTTAATGAAGCTTTAAAAAATAATTTAGTTTCTGAAATATTTACTTTAATTGAAAATTTGCATCACATCAATCATATTGATGAAAAAGTTTTTGTTATAAATGAACAAATCGCTAATAAGTTGTCACTTACAAAAAATAATCAAGGTATTTTTGCAACTTGTAAAATTGAAACAAAACCCTTTAATCCCAATAAAAACGTTTTGTTACTAGACAATATTCAAGACCCAGGTAATATGGGAACTATGCTGAGAAGTGCCATCAGTTTTGATTTTACTAATGTAATAGCATCAAAAAATTCTGTTAGTTTTTTTAATGAAAAAGTCATAAGATCAACACAAGGCACAATTTTTAAATCGCATATTAAAAATGTTGATTTAAAATATAAAATTTTTGAATTAAAAAAAGAAAATTATATAATAATAGGTACTGTTTTAAATGAAAAATCACTAGCAATTAAAGAATTAAAAATTTTACCAGAAAGTAAAATAGCACTACTTGTTGGTAATGAAGGTCAAGGTATTAGCGAAGTACTAAAACCACTAGTTGATATTAATGTTGTAATAACTATGTCTAATGAAGTTGAATCACTAAATGTCGCAATTGCAGCTTCTATTTTAATGCATAAAATTAAAGATAGTAAGTAA
- a CDS encoding DJ-1 family glyoxalase III, which produces MNNMNKKVALILHSNFEEGEAVITIDVLRRANIRVDIFTLNDKLLTTGSHNIEINANFLFKDLKIANYDGVVLPGGPGCDDLLDHNDLHEVIIAFNNQNKLVAAVCGAPQILGAAGVLEKVKLVKHPLSNKFIDLKNVQPNNVYVDNNILTGVSIGTSVVFALKIVEYLLGKDESEKIKQQLVIF; this is translated from the coding sequence ATGAATAATATGAATAAAAAAGTTGCATTGATATTGCATTCTAATTTTGAAGAAGGTGAAGCAGTTATAACAATTGATGTTTTAAGAAGAGCAAACATTCGAGTTGATATATTTACTTTAAATGATAAATTATTAACTACTGGATCTCACAATATTGAAATTAATGCGAATTTCTTATTTAAAGACTTAAAAATTGCTAATTATGATGGTGTAGTTTTGCCTGGGGGACCTGGTTGTGATGATTTATTAGACCACAATGATTTGCATGAAGTAATAATAGCATTTAATAATCAAAATAAACTAGTAGCAGCTGTTTGTGGTGCACCACAGATATTAGGTGCAGCTGGTGTGTTAGAAAAAGTTAAATTAGTTAAGCACCCTTTATCTAATAAATTCATTGATTTAAAAAATGTTCAACCAAATAATGTATATGTTGATAATAATATACTTACTGGTGTTAGTATCGGAACTAGTGTAGTTTTTGCTTTAAAAATTGTTGAGTATTTACTTGGTAAAGATGAAAGTGAAAAAATTAAACAACAATTAGTTATTTTTTAA
- a CDS encoding dUTP diphosphatase yields the protein MIKQETLKWLSEQQEYLDSKIIEKHSLSIDNDMFKKKIIAFWVELGEYANEEKSFKYWKQGAAAPREVQLEEYIDGLHFIVSLGNQIKYDFTTFEFKDLGYKNNIDCYFDLIQNLTLLVNEQSIKTFSLIFNSFLQIAHVQKYSENDLINTYKKKHAKNQQRQVENY from the coding sequence ATGATTAAACAAGAAACTCTTAAGTGATTAAGCGAACAACAAGAATACTTAGATAGCAAAATAATTGAGAAACACAGTTTAAGTATAGATAACGATATGTTCAAAAAGAAAATTATTGCTTTTTGAGTTGAACTAGGTGAATATGCTAACGAAGAAAAGAGTTTTAAATATTGAAAACAAGGAGCTGCTGCACCAAGAGAAGTTCAATTAGAAGAATACATAGATGGACTTCATTTTATTGTTAGTTTAGGAAATCAAATTAAATATGATTTTACTACTTTTGAGTTCAAGGATCTTGGTTATAAAAATAATATTGATTGTTATTTTGATTTAATTCAAAACTTAACACTGTTAGTTAATGAGCAAAGCATAAAAACTTTTTCGTTAATATTTAATTCTTTTTTACAAATAGCACATGTACAAAAGTATTCTGAAAATGATTTAATTAACACTTATAAAAAGAAACATGCAAAAAACCAACAAAGACAGGTTGAAAATTATTAA
- a CDS encoding 5-formyltetrahydrofolate cyclo-ligase produces MNNKAKIRESFLKTRFFLSKDYQTNSSKIIERKINHYIQRYNLKAFAIFISKIDEPFTHHIIVDALKKGIEVYLPRVNGEKIEFRKIKNIESDIVKNELFNIFEPKIECELLENIKEISTIFAPLVAFDKHLNRVGSGKGYYDRWFNENQYKGFKVGICQSSQLSNQIIDVEPHDVALNSIITEKQIYVPLESNDDEDSNFDITYAVFNDETIIN; encoded by the coding sequence ATGAATAACAAAGCTAAAATCAGAGAATCATTTCTAAAAACTAGATTTTTTTTGTCAAAAGATTATCAAACAAATTCTTCAAAAATTATTGAAAGAAAAATCAATCATTATATTCAAAGATATAATTTAAAAGCTTTTGCTATATTTATAAGTAAAATTGATGAACCGTTTACACATCATATAATTGTTGATGCTCTTAAAAAAGGTATAGAAGTTTATTTACCAAGGGTTAATGGAGAAAAAATCGAGTTTAGAAAAATTAAAAACATTGAATCAGATATTGTTAAAAACGAATTATTCAATATCTTTGAACCTAAAATTGAATGTGAATTATTAGAAAACATTAAAGAAATATCAACCATTTTTGCTCCATTAGTAGCTTTTGATAAGCACTTAAACAGAGTTGGTTCTGGAAAAGGTTATTATGATCGTTGATTCAACGAAAATCAATATAAAGGTTTTAAGGTTGGAATATGCCAATCATCGCAACTTTCTAATCAAATTATTGATGTTGAGCCACATGATGTTGCATTAAATTCAATAATTACTGAAAAACAAATTTATGTCCCATTAGAATCAAACGATGATGAAGACTCAAATTTTGATATAACTTATGCTGTTTTTAATGACGAAACTATAATAAATTAA
- a CDS encoding glucose-6-phosphate isomerase, translating to MIKVNLDHSSLKTVELDNNKVKQIHEIIKTKSGAGNDFLGWIEWPEAFNKNEYDEMKKVANSLRSKIDILVTIGIGGSYLGIRAADEMIRGLNHSDKIKIIYSGHTMSSTYIAQLSEYLKNKKFGICVISKSGTTTEPGIAFRTLEKQLIEQSGIEKAKELIVAVTDGSRGALKTLANKKGYLTFTIPDDIGGRFSVLTPVGIFPLLVAGINTDNIFKGAIKAKNNLVQNDLTNQAYKYAAARNALYKQGYKAEALVTYELQMQYINEWWKQLFGESEGKEGKGLFPTSMVFSTDLHSMGQWVQEGPRKVIFETIIKIQNPVGNLSVELDQDNYDGLNFLAGKSFHEINSVAIEGVIDAHVNAGKMPNIILEFEKMDDEQFGYLVYFFELAVAMSGYMMGINPFDQPGVEVYKHNMFKLLGKPGIK from the coding sequence ATGATTAAAGTCAATTTAGATCATTCAAGTTTAAAAACAGTTGAATTAGATAATAATAAGGTTAAGCAAATACATGAAATAATCAAGACTAAAAGTGGAGCGGGTAATGATTTTTTAGGTTGAATAGAATGACCAGAAGCATTTAATAAAAATGAATATGATGAAATGAAAAAAGTGGCCAATTCATTAAGAAGTAAAATAGATATTTTAGTAACTATTGGTATTGGTGGTTCTTATTTAGGGATTAGAGCAGCTGATGAAATGATTAGAGGGCTTAATCATTCAGATAAAATTAAAATAATTTATTCTGGGCACACAATGAGTTCAACTTATATTGCTCAATTAAGTGAATATCTAAAAAATAAAAAATTTGGAATTTGTGTTATTTCAAAATCAGGTACAACAACAGAACCAGGCATTGCTTTTAGAACTTTAGAAAAACAATTGATCGAACAATCGGGTATTGAAAAAGCAAAAGAACTGATTGTGGCAGTAACTGATGGATCAAGAGGTGCTTTAAAAACACTTGCTAATAAAAAAGGATATTTAACATTTACTATTCCAGATGATATTGGGGGTCGTTTTTCAGTTCTTACACCAGTTGGGATTTTTCCTTTATTAGTTGCTGGCATTAATACTGATAATATTTTTAAAGGTGCTATTAAAGCTAAAAACAATTTAGTTCAAAATGATTTAACTAATCAAGCTTATAAATACGCAGCAGCGCGTAACGCACTATACAAACAGGGTTATAAAGCAGAAGCTTTAGTAACCTATGAATTACAAATGCAATATATTAATGAATGATGAAAACAATTATTTGGGGAATCTGAAGGAAAAGAGGGTAAAGGTCTATTTCCGACTTCCATGGTTTTTTCAACTGATTTACATTCAATGGGACAATGAGTACAAGAAGGACCTAGAAAAGTTATTTTCGAAACAATTATTAAAATTCAAAATCCTGTTGGTAATTTAAGTGTTGAGTTAGATCAAGATAATTATGATGGTTTAAACTTTTTAGCTGGCAAATCATTTCATGAAATAAATTCAGTTGCTATTGAAGGTGTTATTGATGCACACGTTAATGCAGGTAAAATGCCAAATATCATATTAGAATTTGAAAAAATGGATGATGAACAATTTGGTTACTTGGTTTACTTCTTTGAATTAGCAGTAGCAATGAGCGGATACATGATGGGAATTAATCCTTTTGATCAACCAGGTGTTGAAGTTTATAAACACAATATGTTTAAATTGCTTGGTAAACCAGGAATTAAATAA
- a CDS encoding iron-sulfur cluster assembly scaffold protein, producing MINIDDDALLRQIIVKHFTKPLYKPLKNNPNSIIMEAKSNTCADELVVEILLKNQSIKQVSFDGTACAVATASADIFLNLILNKTLKEVNAIIEEYQLFLNTGDCNSIDLIGDLIVFKNIHNQKNRIICAELAIKVIKNLQ from the coding sequence ATGATTAATATAGATGATGACGCTTTATTGCGTCAAATAATAGTGAAACATTTTACAAAACCACTTTATAAACCTTTAAAAAATAATCCCAATTCTATAATTATGGAAGCAAAATCAAATACTTGTGCAGATGAATTAGTTGTAGAAATTTTATTAAAAAATCAATCAATAAAGCAGGTTTCATTTGATGGTACAGCGTGCGCTGTAGCAACAGCTTCGGCTGACATTTTTTTAAACTTAATCTTAAATAAAACCTTAAAAGAAGTTAATGCTATTATTGAAGAATATCAACTTTTTTTAAATACTGGTGATTGTAATAGTATTGATTTAATAGGAGATTTAATTGTTTTTAAAAATATTCATAATCAAAAAAACCGTATTATTTGTGCTGAACTTGCTATAAAAGTTATCAAAAACCTTCAATAA